In Woeseia oceani, one DNA window encodes the following:
- a CDS encoding DUF4287 domain-containing protein has translation MPKSPEEMAQSMIANMPEKTGKPLAEWLKIVDKTGLEKHGQIVTQLKKEFGIGHGFANLIAHKHLAKGSSSDIDDLISAQYAAAKAGLKPIYDAVTAMVSKLGKDVEISPKKTCVSYRRKKQFALIQASTKDRVDLGINLKGEPASGRLENSGSFNAMVSHRVRLTKKSEVNAELKAWLKKAYERA, from the coding sequence ATGCCGAAATCACCCGAAGAAATGGCCCAATCCATGATCGCAAACATGCCGGAGAAAACCGGCAAGCCGCTGGCCGAGTGGCTGAAGATAGTCGACAAGACCGGCCTGGAGAAACACGGTCAGATAGTCACGCAGCTGAAAAAAGAATTCGGGATTGGTCACGGCTTTGCCAATCTCATTGCACACAAGCACCTGGCGAAAGGCAGCAGTAGCGACATTGATGACCTGATCAGCGCGCAATACGCCGCTGCCAAAGCCGGCTTGAAGCCCATTTACGACGCGGTCACTGCCATGGTCAGCAAGTTGGGCAAGGACGTGGAAATTTCACCGAAAAAAACCTGCGTGAGTTACCGGCGCAAGAAACAGTTCGCACTGATTCAAGCCTCGACCAAAGATCGCGTGGACCTTGGCATCAATCTGAAAGGTGAGCCCGCCAGCGGCCGTCTGGAAAATTCCGGCAGTTTCAACGCCATGGTCAGTCACCGCGTCCGCCTGACCAAAAAAAGCGAAGTGAATGCAGAACTCAAGGCCTGGCTGAAAAAAGCTTACGAACGGGCCTGA
- a CDS encoding ArsR/SmtB family transcription factor, whose product MKPESMDKVFQALASAARREMLDIVRDQPGCSVADVCRHFDVSRIAVMKHLNILETAGLLISEKKGRHRCLYFNTVPIQMIHERWTSEFSSLWAGKLTAFKYRLEGAS is encoded by the coding sequence ATGAAGCCCGAATCAATGGACAAGGTATTCCAGGCACTGGCCTCAGCGGCGCGGCGCGAGATGCTCGATATCGTGCGCGACCAGCCTGGCTGCAGCGTGGCCGACGTCTGCCGGCATTTCGACGTCAGCCGTATTGCCGTTATGAAACACCTCAATATTCTAGAGACAGCGGGCTTGCTGATCTCGGAGAAAAAGGGTCGGCACCGTTGCCTGTATTTCAACACGGTACCTATCCAGATGATTCACGAACGCTGGACCAGCGAATTCAGCTCGCTTTGGGCCGGCAAACTGACCGCCTTCAAGTACCGTCTTGAAGGAGCATCCTGA
- a CDS encoding MBL fold metallo-hydrolase, with protein sequence MRSASISLVWLLLAACGAEAPQNTVAVDNEQVQNRGANKDNWWDALPRKEWSAFARVPQEQDWFEVYSVSDGVYAIYEPGQFEEVISFLIVGDERALLFDTGLGIGDMRKVVEGLTELDIVVLNSHTHYDHTGGNYQFDTVYATATDYSRKRSAGSAPEDVAGFFTEGWVWKPLPEGLDVNTFRSEPFAISKTVADGELIELGGRTLEVVMVPGHAPDALCLLDRENRIIFTGDTFYLASLYTHLEGSDFDAYATSAAKLAALADAYDLAFTAHNVPVVDGAYLTAMHAAFRAIQSGAIDEFTVTDGNREYFFDGFSIIVKGTSPD encoded by the coding sequence ATGCGAAGCGCATCAATCAGTTTGGTATGGCTGTTGCTGGCGGCGTGCGGCGCTGAAGCACCGCAAAATACAGTGGCGGTTGATAATGAGCAGGTACAGAACCGCGGCGCCAACAAGGACAATTGGTGGGATGCGTTGCCGCGCAAGGAGTGGTCGGCATTTGCTCGCGTGCCGCAGGAGCAGGACTGGTTCGAAGTGTACAGCGTCTCCGACGGGGTCTACGCGATCTACGAACCGGGACAGTTTGAAGAAGTCATTTCGTTCCTGATTGTCGGTGACGAACGCGCCCTGCTGTTCGACACCGGTCTCGGTATCGGCGACATGCGCAAGGTCGTGGAAGGACTGACTGAGCTCGACATCGTTGTTCTTAACTCGCACACCCATTACGACCACACAGGTGGCAATTATCAGTTCGATACGGTGTACGCGACGGCGACGGATTACTCGCGAAAACGTTCGGCTGGCAGCGCACCGGAGGACGTAGCCGGATTTTTTACCGAGGGCTGGGTCTGGAAGCCGTTGCCGGAAGGCCTGGACGTGAATACTTTTCGCTCCGAGCCGTTCGCCATCAGCAAGACAGTGGCCGATGGTGAGTTGATCGAACTGGGCGGGCGCACCCTGGAAGTGGTGATGGTGCCCGGCCATGCGCCGGATGCGTTGTGCCTGCTCGACCGCGAAAACCGCATCATTTTCACCGGCGATACTTTCTACCTCGCGTCGTTGTATACCCACCTCGAGGGTTCTGATTTCGATGCTTACGCGACGAGCGCCGCGAAGCTTGCAGCACTGGCAGATGCATACGACCTGGCGTTTACAGCCCACAACGTGCCGGTCGTAGACGGCGCTTACCTCACAGCCATGCATGCTGCGTTTCGCGCGATTCAATCGGGTGCTATCGATGAGTTCACCGTCACTGACGGTAATCGGGAATATTTCTTCGACGGCTTTTCCATCATCGTAAAAGGCACCAGTCCCGATTAG
- a CDS encoding DUF4340 domain-containing protein has translation MRTATVKKLAIAAGLLVVAAIILQTGTSTTNGSSSALMLPELKSQLNQLHSLTVRQGDNTVTIERADERWVVVEKSNYPADAVKLRGALLDLAEARRLEAKTANPERHEQLGLASDGEGTTIELKGASGEAFTPVSLIAGNPVQADYRYVRMTDDNQSWLIDRDPDIPAAATEWLDDNLIDIRSIDIHAVRIEHADGEQLSFTRTDGTLAPDNLPEGRELTSPSATNSIGNALQALRLDDVQPAPADIEADTTTILTSTTGLTVTARHYLLDDEDWFAFAASVVEPATSEEATDSDGDAASADAEEQASANERATAAALAAEINERAQGWLYKLPSYKGEAFVKRWADLLTSDDDA, from the coding sequence ATGCGCACAGCTACGGTTAAGAAACTCGCAATAGCAGCAGGGCTGCTGGTTGTTGCCGCGATCATTTTGCAGACAGGCACATCGACAACGAATGGCAGTTCATCGGCATTGATGCTGCCCGAGCTCAAGTCGCAGCTCAATCAATTGCACAGCCTCACTGTCCGGCAAGGAGACAACACGGTCACCATCGAACGTGCCGATGAGCGCTGGGTGGTCGTTGAGAAAAGCAACTACCCGGCTGATGCTGTGAAATTGCGCGGCGCGCTGCTGGACCTCGCAGAAGCACGTCGTCTGGAAGCGAAAACCGCCAATCCGGAACGCCATGAACAGCTTGGCCTTGCCAGCGATGGCGAAGGCACCACGATTGAACTCAAGGGAGCGTCAGGCGAAGCATTCACGCCGGTTTCGCTCATAGCGGGCAATCCGGTACAGGCAGACTATCGCTACGTACGAATGACTGACGACAATCAGTCGTGGCTGATCGACCGCGACCCTGATATTCCGGCCGCGGCTACCGAGTGGCTGGACGACAACCTCATCGATATTCGCTCGATCGACATTCACGCGGTACGGATCGAACATGCTGATGGCGAACAACTGTCATTCACCCGTACGGACGGTACGCTGGCGCCGGACAACTTGCCGGAAGGCCGTGAGCTCACCTCCCCGTCGGCCACCAACAGTATCGGCAACGCATTGCAAGCCCTGCGACTGGACGACGTGCAACCCGCCCCTGCCGATATCGAAGCGGACACAACCACGATCCTGACCAGCACGACGGGGCTTACCGTTACCGCGCGGCATTACCTGCTCGACGACGAAGACTGGTTTGCGTTTGCCGCCAGTGTTGTCGAACCCGCGACGAGCGAGGAAGCCACGGACAGCGATGGTGATGCAGCAAGTGCTGACGCCGAAGAACAGGCGTCTGCGAACGAACGTGCTACCGCTGCGGCATTGGCCGCAGAGATCAACGAGCGTGCGCAAGGCTGGCTCTACAAGCTGCCCTCCTATAAAGGCGAAGCGTTCGTCAAACGCTGGGCCGACCTGCTGACGAGTGACGACGACGCATAA
- a CDS encoding Gldg family protein produces MTTTSQRRINASSLVLLAVAFIAAVILSNELFRGWRIDLTENNLYTLSDGTRRIVDKIDEPINLYFYYSDSATENIPALRSYAQRVREMLTEIASIAGDKVRLQVIDPQPFSEEEDRAAQFGLQAVQLPNTPDAVYFGLAGTNSVDDQETIAFFQPDKEEFLEYDIARLLSTLAEPARPVIGLVSGIPMTGGFDPASGQMARPWMVWQQAGQLFETRNLGTSFASIDDDIGVLWIVQPKALDEATQYAIDQFVLAGGKALIFVDPVAELDQPETPAGMPAGMPMQGQSSDLPTLFKAWGINYSSSDVVTDAQLALQLSGGPGGAPVRHFAYLGISDAQLNNDDVTVADIGTLNLALAGHLTVSDDSALTMEPLISSSRNSSTATSARFSYLPDPATLQDGFAADGNSRIIGARLSGKLKTAFPDGPPQAADDEAPEPSATQLMESSEDVNLIVVADVDMLSDRLWVQIQSFFGQQIANAFAGNGAFVVNALESLSGSSDLIAVRSRGTFARPFTRVEELRVQADARYRETEQRLQNELSETERRLGELQASREDSGNLLLSDEQQQEIDRFIDQRSQIRRDLRAVRRDLDRSIERLGTTLKVINIGLVPFLITLIALLGVARRKGRAR; encoded by the coding sequence ATGACTACGACATCACAACGACGTATCAATGCATCCAGCCTGGTCTTGCTCGCTGTCGCGTTTATTGCTGCAGTCATTCTCAGCAATGAGTTGTTCCGCGGCTGGCGCATAGACCTTACCGAAAACAACCTTTACACACTCTCCGATGGCACCCGCCGCATCGTCGACAAAATCGACGAACCGATAAACCTGTATTTCTATTACTCCGACAGTGCAACCGAAAACATTCCGGCATTGCGCAGCTATGCGCAGCGGGTACGCGAGATGCTCACGGAGATAGCCAGCATCGCCGGCGACAAGGTTCGTTTGCAGGTCATCGACCCGCAGCCCTTCTCTGAAGAAGAAGACCGCGCCGCACAATTCGGCTTGCAGGCTGTGCAGTTGCCGAATACGCCGGATGCCGTTTACTTCGGGCTGGCTGGAACCAACAGTGTGGATGATCAGGAGACCATCGCGTTTTTCCAGCCGGACAAAGAAGAATTTCTGGAGTACGACATTGCACGTTTGCTGAGTACGCTGGCTGAACCGGCGCGCCCGGTTATCGGCCTGGTTTCCGGTATACCCATGACCGGCGGCTTCGATCCCGCGAGCGGCCAGATGGCCCGCCCGTGGATGGTCTGGCAACAAGCCGGCCAGCTGTTCGAGACCCGCAATCTCGGCACCTCGTTTGCCAGCATCGACGACGACATCGGCGTGTTGTGGATCGTGCAACCGAAAGCGCTTGACGAAGCAACCCAGTACGCCATTGACCAGTTCGTACTTGCCGGTGGCAAAGCGTTAATCTTTGTCGACCCGGTGGCTGAACTGGACCAGCCGGAAACTCCCGCCGGGATGCCTGCCGGCATGCCCATGCAGGGCCAGAGCTCTGATCTGCCCACCCTGTTCAAAGCCTGGGGCATCAACTACTCCAGCAGTGACGTTGTCACCGATGCGCAACTGGCGTTGCAATTATCGGGCGGCCCGGGTGGCGCGCCAGTCCGGCACTTTGCGTACCTCGGCATTTCCGACGCGCAACTGAACAACGATGATGTAACCGTTGCGGACATCGGCACGCTCAATCTCGCGCTCGCAGGTCACCTGACTGTCAGCGACGACAGTGCACTGACAATGGAACCGCTGATTTCCAGCAGTCGCAATTCATCGACTGCGACCTCGGCACGATTCAGCTACCTGCCCGACCCGGCCACCCTGCAAGACGGTTTCGCGGCCGATGGCAATTCACGAATCATCGGCGCGCGCCTGAGCGGAAAATTAAAGACGGCGTTTCCCGATGGGCCTCCGCAAGCGGCTGACGATGAAGCGCCGGAGCCCTCTGCAACCCAGCTGATGGAGTCCAGTGAGGACGTGAACCTGATCGTAGTCGCTGACGTGGACATGCTGAGTGACCGGCTGTGGGTACAGATCCAGAGCTTCTTTGGTCAGCAGATCGCCAACGCATTCGCCGGCAATGGCGCATTCGTCGTGAATGCCCTGGAAAGCCTTAGTGGCAGCTCCGATCTTATAGCCGTACGCAGTCGCGGCACGTTCGCGCGGCCATTTACCCGCGTTGAAGAACTGCGCGTACAAGCCGATGCACGCTACCGGGAAACTGAACAACGCTTGCAAAATGAACTGTCCGAAACGGAACGGCGCCTGGGCGAACTGCAGGCAAGCCGGGAAGACAGTGGCAACCTGTTGTTAAGTGATGAACAACAGCAGGAGATCGACCGGTTCATCGACCAGCGCAGCCAGATTCGCCGCGACCTGCGTGCCGTTCGGCGCGACCTGGACCGCAGCATTGAACGGCTGGGCACTACGCTGAAAGTCATCAACATCGGCCTGGTGCCATTCCTGATCACCCTGATTGCACTGCTGGGGGTTGCGCGTCGCAAAGGGAGGGCACGGTAA
- a CDS encoding ABC transporter permease, translating into MDLIRALMRRELNAYFATPVAYVFIVIFLVLMGAFTFYLGGFYERGQADLAPFFNYHPWLYLFLVPAISMRLWAEERKSGSIELLMTLPLTPWQAVLGKFLAAWLFAGIALVLTFPIWLTVNYLGDPDNGAILAAYLGSLLMAGGFLAIGACISATTRNQVIAFIITVVVCFGFLLSGFPLVLDLFSGWAPQAVVDAIASLSFLTHFASISKGVIDIRDLSYFALLIGGFLYANTIILQWKQAD; encoded by the coding sequence ATCGATCTCATTCGCGCGTTGATGCGCCGCGAACTGAACGCGTATTTCGCAACGCCGGTCGCCTACGTATTCATCGTTATCTTTCTCGTACTCATGGGCGCATTCACTTTCTACCTCGGCGGTTTCTACGAACGCGGCCAAGCCGACCTGGCACCGTTCTTCAACTACCATCCCTGGCTGTACCTGTTTCTGGTACCCGCCATTTCAATGCGTTTGTGGGCAGAAGAACGCAAGTCCGGCAGTATCGAGCTGCTCATGACGTTACCGTTGACGCCCTGGCAGGCCGTCCTCGGCAAATTCCTTGCTGCCTGGCTGTTCGCCGGCATCGCCCTCGTACTGACCTTCCCCATCTGGCTGACAGTCAATTACCTGGGCGACCCGGACAACGGCGCAATACTCGCTGCCTACCTTGGCAGCCTGCTGATGGCTGGTGGCTTTCTGGCCATCGGTGCCTGTATTTCCGCGACCACCCGCAATCAGGTCATTGCTTTCATTATTACTGTCGTTGTCTGCTTCGGCTTTCTCTTGTCCGGGTTTCCGCTGGTGCTCGATCTGTTCTCTGGCTGGGCACCACAAGCGGTAGTCGACGCAATCGCGAGCCTCAGTTTTCTGACGCACTTTGCGAGCATCAGCAAGGGCGTTATTGATATCCGCGATCTCAGTTATTTCGCGCTGCTGATTGGCGGTTTCCTGTATGCCAACACGATCATCCTGCAATGGAAGCAGGCAGACTGA
- a CDS encoding ABC transporter ATP-binding protein, translated as MIEIEHLSKHYGQRAVVDDLSFTCEPGEVLGFLGPNGAGKSTTMKMITGFVTPSGGRAAVCGHDVERDAIRARQNLGYLPEGAPSYPEMTPASFLNFVADMRGLRGEQRETRLTEVIADLHLEDVLHQSIDTLSKGFKRRVGLAQAILHDPDVLILDEPTDGLDPNQKHEVRSLIQSMARDKLIVISTHILEEVEAVCSRAIIIAQGKILADDTPAALAARSKYHNAVQLTLAREQDVEPVAAAIRKLDSVASVESHSKQKAVTALTAAGHDGSISLRAIASMVEQQEWAVASLQLEAGRLDDVFRQITGGAEA; from the coding sequence ATGATTGAGATTGAACATCTGAGCAAACACTACGGCCAACGCGCCGTCGTTGATGACCTGAGTTTTACCTGCGAGCCCGGCGAGGTACTCGGTTTTCTCGGCCCGAACGGTGCGGGCAAATCGACCACAATGAAAATGATCACAGGCTTCGTCACGCCGAGCGGCGGCCGGGCTGCCGTGTGTGGTCATGACGTCGAACGAGACGCCATCCGCGCCCGACAGAATCTGGGCTATCTGCCGGAAGGCGCTCCCAGCTACCCGGAAATGACACCGGCGTCCTTTCTGAACTTCGTCGCTGACATGCGCGGCCTGCGCGGCGAGCAGCGCGAAACGCGGCTGACCGAAGTGATCGCTGACCTGCACCTCGAAGACGTTCTGCACCAGTCAATCGACACTCTGTCGAAAGGCTTCAAGCGTCGTGTTGGACTTGCACAAGCGATCCTGCACGACCCCGACGTGCTGATACTCGACGAACCGACGGACGGCCTCGACCCTAATCAGAAACACGAAGTGCGTTCGCTGATTCAATCCATGGCGCGCGACAAACTGATCGTTATCTCCACGCACATACTCGAAGAAGTCGAAGCGGTGTGCAGTCGGGCCATCATCATTGCACAGGGCAAAATTCTCGCCGACGACACGCCTGCTGCGCTTGCGGCCCGTTCCAAATACCACAACGCCGTGCAATTGACGCTTGCGCGTGAGCAAGACGTGGAACCGGTAGCTGCCGCTATCAGGAAACTGGACAGCGTTGCGAGCGTAGAAAGTCACAGTAAGCAAAAGGCGGTCACCGCACTGACTGCCGCAGGCCATGACGGCTCTATAAGCCTGCGTGCCATCGCCAGCATGGTTGAACAACAAGAGTGGGCCGTGGCCAGCCTGCAACTGGAAGCCGGTCGCCTCGACGATGTATTTCGCCAGATCACGGGAGGTGCAGAAGCGTGA
- the ggt gene encoding gamma-glutamyltransferase, which produces MQRLHQYLTLLFSLLLIACSPGETPTTSTAPAAETAAVTSGSAAVAMPDQYGAQVAEDILRAGGNAVDAAVAAGFALAVTYPEAGNIGGGGFMLIQMDGKASFVDYRETAPLAAHRDMYLDENGDVIEGASLVGHRAVGVPGTVAGMWEAHKRYGTLPWKDLIMPAVALAEDGFVVAESLGSGMKTMDGWFGDKTNFSKYFGKMVAGEMFRQPELAATLRRIAEQGPDDFYRGKTAELLVAEMLRGDGLITMADLDRYKAVWREPLRSNWRGYELLSAPPPSSGGFAVIQLLKIKDYLADQFDGLAHNSPQYIHLVAEIEKRVFADRAEYLGDPDYVDNRMDELLSDDYIAMRAQEVNPHAISTVDAAGPGLESPDTTHYSVLDQWGNAVSNTYTLNIGFGSGVVVEGAGFLLNDEMDDFSVKAGVPNTYGVTGNTANEIQPGKRMLSSMSPTLLLKDGNVEMVVGTPGGTTIFTSVFQTIVNIVDFGMTPEQAVGATRFHHQLLPPDEITYSPGRPLPDETISALGDVGYKAIPHQWEFGDMQVIWRDAEVLVPASDPRNRGQSRVVNDLPLDRD; this is translated from the coding sequence ATGCAACGTCTGCACCAGTACCTGACCCTGCTATTCAGTCTGCTGTTAATCGCCTGCTCACCCGGCGAAACACCGACAACCAGCACCGCTCCTGCCGCAGAGACAGCCGCCGTTACCAGCGGCAGCGCGGCGGTCGCCATGCCGGATCAATACGGCGCGCAAGTGGCCGAAGACATTCTGCGGGCAGGAGGCAACGCGGTCGATGCCGCCGTAGCTGCCGGTTTTGCACTGGCGGTAACCTACCCCGAAGCGGGCAATATCGGCGGCGGCGGGTTCATGCTTATCCAGATGGATGGCAAAGCCAGTTTTGTTGATTACCGGGAAACAGCGCCGCTGGCCGCCCATCGTGACATGTACCTGGACGAGAACGGTGACGTCATTGAAGGCGCGAGCCTGGTCGGCCACCGTGCCGTCGGTGTGCCCGGTACCGTTGCCGGCATGTGGGAAGCACACAAGCGCTACGGCACATTGCCGTGGAAAGACCTGATCATGCCCGCCGTGGCTCTCGCAGAAGACGGCTTTGTTGTTGCCGAATCGCTGGGCAGCGGCATGAAAACCATGGACGGCTGGTTTGGTGACAAGACCAACTTCAGCAAGTACTTCGGCAAGATGGTGGCAGGCGAAATGTTCCGGCAACCGGAACTCGCGGCTACTTTGAGACGAATAGCAGAACAGGGCCCCGACGATTTCTACCGCGGCAAGACGGCCGAACTGCTGGTTGCCGAAATGCTACGCGGCGACGGCCTGATCACCATGGCCGACCTTGACCGTTACAAAGCCGTTTGGCGAGAACCACTGCGTTCCAACTGGCGCGGCTACGAATTACTGTCAGCGCCACCGCCCAGCTCCGGCGGTTTCGCCGTGATCCAGTTGCTGAAAATCAAGGATTACCTTGCTGATCAGTTCGACGGACTCGCGCACAACTCGCCGCAATACATACACCTGGTCGCAGAAATCGAGAAACGGGTGTTTGCCGACCGTGCCGAGTACCTCGGCGACCCGGACTACGTTGATAACCGCATGGACGAACTGCTGTCAGACGACTACATCGCCATGCGCGCGCAGGAGGTTAACCCGCACGCCATATCAACCGTCGACGCGGCAGGGCCCGGCCTGGAGTCACCCGACACAACGCACTACTCCGTACTCGACCAGTGGGGCAACGCGGTATCCAATACCTACACACTGAACATAGGTTTCGGCAGTGGTGTGGTTGTAGAGGGAGCCGGCTTCCTGCTCAATGACGAGATGGATGACTTCAGTGTCAAAGCCGGTGTACCGAACACGTACGGGGTCACAGGCAATACCGCCAATGAAATACAACCCGGCAAGCGCATGCTTTCGTCAATGTCACCAACGCTGTTGCTGAAAGACGGCAACGTGGAAATGGTGGTCGGCACGCCCGGCGGAACGACAATCTTCACTTCGGTGTTCCAGACCATCGTCAATATTGTCGATTTCGGCATGACACCCGAACAGGCGGTCGGCGCGACCCGCTTCCACCACCAACTGCTGCCGCCGGACGAAATCACCTACAGCCCCGGTCGGCCGTTGCCGGACGAAACAATCTCCGCGCTTGGCGATGTCGGCTACAAAGCCATCCCGCATCAGTGGGAATTCGGCGACATGCAGGTTATCTGGCGCGATGCCGAAGTGCTGGTCCCTGCGTCGGATCCGCGAAATCGCGGCCAGTCACGCGTCGTGAATGACTTGCCACTCGACCGCGACTAG
- a CDS encoding MBL fold metallo-hydrolase translates to MVARTPGIEYEFASTPATGTAAPVAGGVHWLRMPLPFALSHINLWLLEDADEWVIVDTGLHSDEAKAIWEATLDGYMHGRAVNRVIATHLHPDHVGNAGWLSRRCNTGLHMTRNEYLLCRQLSSSSERPDIDAGIRFYRAAGFPADATDKYQKMFNLFGRAMSRLPGTYSRLRDGDTLPLGGRTWEIIVGNGHSPEHACLFCAELNVLISGDQILPTISSNVSVFPTDPLADPLHDWLTSIDRLAARLPDDVLVLPAHGKPFRGVKSRLAALRAEHEEALDKTAIQCRMPQRAIDVFPALFGREIAGSQLIMATGEAVAHLNWLLIRDRITRTTDAQGVHWYEARSATNSAT, encoded by the coding sequence ATGGTGGCCCGCACTCCCGGGATTGAGTACGAGTTCGCAAGCACCCCGGCTACTGGCACTGCGGCGCCGGTAGCCGGGGGCGTGCACTGGCTGAGGATGCCTCTGCCGTTCGCACTGTCGCACATCAACCTGTGGTTACTCGAAGATGCTGACGAATGGGTCATCGTTGATACCGGGCTGCATTCCGACGAAGCCAAAGCGATCTGGGAAGCCACCCTGGACGGCTACATGCACGGCCGTGCGGTTAACCGGGTCATCGCCACCCACCTGCACCCGGATCATGTCGGCAATGCCGGCTGGCTCAGCCGTCGTTGCAACACCGGCCTGCACATGACACGCAACGAGTACCTGTTGTGCCGGCAGCTAAGCAGTTCCAGCGAACGCCCCGACATCGACGCCGGCATTCGCTTTTACCGGGCCGCCGGTTTTCCCGCTGACGCCACCGACAAATACCAGAAGATGTTCAACCTGTTCGGACGCGCCATGTCGCGGCTGCCGGGCACGTATTCACGCCTCCGGGACGGCGACACACTGCCACTCGGTGGCCGGACATGGGAAATCATTGTTGGCAATGGCCACTCACCGGAACATGCCTGCCTGTTTTGCGCCGAGTTAAATGTACTGATATCGGGTGATCAGATTCTTCCGACCATTTCATCCAATGTCAGTGTATTCCCGACCGATCCATTGGCCGATCCGCTCCACGACTGGCTGACGTCTATCGACCGTCTGGCCGCACGACTACCCGACGACGTGCTGGTACTGCCGGCGCACGGCAAACCGTTTCGCGGGGTCAAGTCGCGGCTGGCCGCGCTGCGCGCAGAGCACGAAGAAGCGCTCGACAAGACCGCCATCCAGTGCCGGATGCCACAGCGTGCGATCGACGTTTTCCCAGCGCTGTTCGGCAGGGAAATTGCCGGCAGCCAGCTGATCATGGCCACTGGCGAAGCCGTCGCGCACCTCAACTGGCTGCTCATACGCGACCGCATCACCCGCACCACCGACGCTCAGGGCGTGCACTGGTACGAGGCCAGATCCGCAACAAACAGCGCCACTTAG